The following are from one region of the Nicotiana tabacum cultivar K326 chromosome 3, ASM71507v2, whole genome shotgun sequence genome:
- the LOC142177454 gene encoding uncharacterized protein LOC142177454, with protein MGMIGPISPHHMHSDSHRFQANARCEYHSGAPGHSTDDCWTMKRAVERLISEKLIVVTNAEDPPNVTSNPLPAHNDVHFVGMIGRDQEYKPIGRAEMTVGAIQEGIGLEVLNEAHISEETTVNQLEKIANKFFEVHRISFTDDELPEEGAGHNRALNLMVKYEGHYVKRVMVDGGSSIDVCSLSTLQSMKINTDKIRPSNVHIRAFDGSAKDTIEEINLTMMIGPVDFEIVFKVVDMATSYNFLLGSP; from the exons ATGGGCATGATTGGACCCATCTCTCCCCACCATATGCATTCTGATTCACATAGATTTCAAGcgaatgctagatgtgaatatcattcaggtgccccAGGGCATAGCACTGATGACTGTTGGACTATGAAAAGAGCCGTAGAAAGGCTCATTTCTGAAAAATTAATTGTAGTGACGAATGCcgaggaccctcctaatgtgacaAGCAACCCGTTGCCAGCacacaatgatgttcattttgtaggaatgattggccgagatcaAGAATACAAGCCGATCGGTCGAGCAGAAATGACAGTGGGtgcaattcaagaaggaatagGTCTGGAA GTCCTGAATGAGGCACATATCTCAGAGGAGACCACagtgaatcagttagagaagatAGCCAACAAATTTTTTGAGGTGCACAGAATctcctttactgatgatgaacttcccgAGGAGGGAGCTGGGCACAATAGGGCTTTGAACTTGATGGTCAAATATGAGGGGCATTATGTAAAgagagtcatggttgatggaggctcaaGTATAGATGTATGCTCTCTCTCTACCttgcaaagcatgaagatcaatacagaTAAAATTCGACCCAGCAATGTTCACATCCGGGCCTTTGATGGCTCAGCAAAAGATACCATTGAGGAGATCAACCTTACCATGATGATTGGGCCGGTTGACTTTGAGATTGTCTTCAAAGTAGTGGACATGGCCACTTCTTATAATTTTCTTCTTGGAAGTCCATAA